A window of Bos taurus isolate L1 Dominette 01449 registration number 42190680 breed Hereford chromosome 19, ARS-UCD2.0, whole genome shotgun sequence contains these coding sequences:
- the RARA gene encoding retinoic acid receptor alpha isoform X1: protein MASNSSSCPTPGGGHLNGYPVPPYAFFFPPMLGGLSPPGALTTLQHQLPVSGYSTPSPATIETQSSSSEEIVPSPPSPPPLPRIYKPCFVCQDKSSGYHYGVSACEGCKGFFRRSIQKNMVYTCHRDKNCIINKVTRNRCQYCRLQKCFEVGMSKESVRNDRNKKKKEVPKPECSESYTLTPEVGELIEKVRKAHQETFPALCQLGKYTTNNSSEQRVSLDIDLWDKFSELSTKCIIKTVEFAKQLPGFTTLTIADQITLLKAACLDILILRICTRYTPEQDTMTFSDGLTLNRTQMHNAGFGPLTDLVFAFANQLLPLEMDDAETGLLSAICLICGDRQDLEQPDRVDMLQEPLLEALKVYVRKRRPSRPHMFPKMLMKITDLRSISAKGAERVITLKMEIPGSMPPLIQEMLENSEGLDTLSGQAGSGGRDGGGLAPPPGSCSPSLSPSSNRSSPATHSP, encoded by the exons ATGGCCAGCAACAGCAGCTCCTGCCCAACACCTGGGGGAGGGCACCTCAATGGGTACCCGGTGCCCCCCTACGCCTTCTTCTTCCCCCCCATGCTGGGTGGACTCTCCCCGCCAGGCGCTCTGACCACTCTCCAGCACCAGCTTCCAGTGAGCGGCTATAGCACGCCATCCCCAGCCA CCATTGAGACCCAGAGCAGCAGTTCTGAAGAGATTGTGCCCAGCCCCCCCTcgccacctcccctcccccgcatCTACAAGCCTTGCTTTGTCTGTCAAGACAAATCCTCCGGCTACCACTATGGGGTCAGCGCCTGTGAAGGCTGCAAG GGCTTCTTCCGCCGCAGCATCCAGAAGAACATGGTGTACACGTGTCACCGGGACAAGAACTGCATCATCAACAAGGTGACCCGGAACCGTTGCCAGTACTGCCGGCTGCAGAAGTGCTTCGAAGTGGGCATGTCCAAGGAGT CTGTGAGAAATGACCGGaacaagaagaagaaggaggTGCCCAAGCCCGAGTGCTCCGAGAGCTACACGTTGACGCCGGAGGTGGGGGAGCTCATCGAGAAGGTGCGCAAAGCGCATCAGGAGACCTTCCCTGCTCTCTGCCAACTGGGCAAATACACTACG AACAACAGCTCAGAACAGCGTGTCTCTCTGGACATTGACCTCTGGGACAAGTTCAGTGAACTCTCCACCAAGTGCATCATTAAGACTGTGGAGTTCGCCAAGCAACTGCCCGGCTTCACCACCCTCACCATTGCGGACCAGATCACCCTCCTTAAGGCTGCCTGCCTGGATATCCTG ATCCTGCGGATCTGCACGCGGTACACGCCCGAGCAGGACACAATGACTTTCTCGGATGGGCTGACCCTGAACCGGACCCAGATGCACAACGCCGGCTTTGGCCCGCTCACAGACCTGGTCTTCGCCTTCGCCAACCAGCTGCTGCCCCTGGAGATGGATGACGCTGAGACTGGGTTGCTCAGCGCCATCTGCCTCATCTGTGGAG ACCGGCAGGACCTGGAGCAGCCAGATAGGGTGGACATGCTGCAGGAGCCGCTGCTTGAGGCACTGAAGGTCTATGTGCGGAAACGGAGGCCCAGCCGTCCACACATGTTCCCCAAGATGCTGATGAAGATCACAGACCTGCGGAGCATCAGTGCTAAGG GGGCTGAGCGGGTGATCACGCTGAAGATGGAGATTCCGGGCTCCATGCCACCTCTCATCCAGGAAATGCTGGAGAACTCAGAGGGCCTGGACACTCTGAGCGGACAAGCGGGGAGTGGGGGGCGGGACGGGGGCGGCCTGGCTCCCCCGCCCGGCAGCTGTAGCCCCAGCCTCAGCCCCAGCTCAAACAGAAGCAGCCCGGCCACCCACTCCCCGTGA
- the RARA gene encoding retinoic acid receptor alpha isoform X4 codes for MAQTTVAIETQSSSSEEIVPSPPSPPPLPRIYKPCFVCQDKSSGYHYGVSACEGCKGFFRRSIQKNMVYTCHRDKNCIINKVTRNRCQYCRLQKCFEVGMSKESVRNDRNKKKKEVPKPECSESYTLTPEVGELIEKVRKAHQETFPALCQLGKYTTNNSSEQRVSLDIDLWDKFSELSTKCIIKTVEFAKQLPGFTTLTIADQITLLKAACLDILILRICTRYTPEQDTMTFSDGLTLNRTQMHNAGFGPLTDLVFAFANQLLPLEMDDAETGLLSAICLICGDRQDLEQPDRVDMLQEPLLEALKVYVRKRRPSRPHMFPKMLMKITDLRSISAKGAERVITLKMEIPGSMPPLIQEMLENSEGLDTLSGQAGSGGRDGGGLAPPPGSCSPSLSPSSNRSSPATHSP; via the exons ATGGCTCAAACCACTGTAG CCATTGAGACCCAGAGCAGCAGTTCTGAAGAGATTGTGCCCAGCCCCCCCTcgccacctcccctcccccgcatCTACAAGCCTTGCTTTGTCTGTCAAGACAAATCCTCCGGCTACCACTATGGGGTCAGCGCCTGTGAAGGCTGCAAG GGCTTCTTCCGCCGCAGCATCCAGAAGAACATGGTGTACACGTGTCACCGGGACAAGAACTGCATCATCAACAAGGTGACCCGGAACCGTTGCCAGTACTGCCGGCTGCAGAAGTGCTTCGAAGTGGGCATGTCCAAGGAGT CTGTGAGAAATGACCGGaacaagaagaagaaggaggTGCCCAAGCCCGAGTGCTCCGAGAGCTACACGTTGACGCCGGAGGTGGGGGAGCTCATCGAGAAGGTGCGCAAAGCGCATCAGGAGACCTTCCCTGCTCTCTGCCAACTGGGCAAATACACTACG AACAACAGCTCAGAACAGCGTGTCTCTCTGGACATTGACCTCTGGGACAAGTTCAGTGAACTCTCCACCAAGTGCATCATTAAGACTGTGGAGTTCGCCAAGCAACTGCCCGGCTTCACCACCCTCACCATTGCGGACCAGATCACCCTCCTTAAGGCTGCCTGCCTGGATATCCTG ATCCTGCGGATCTGCACGCGGTACACGCCCGAGCAGGACACAATGACTTTCTCGGATGGGCTGACCCTGAACCGGACCCAGATGCACAACGCCGGCTTTGGCCCGCTCACAGACCTGGTCTTCGCCTTCGCCAACCAGCTGCTGCCCCTGGAGATGGATGACGCTGAGACTGGGTTGCTCAGCGCCATCTGCCTCATCTGTGGAG ACCGGCAGGACCTGGAGCAGCCAGATAGGGTGGACATGCTGCAGGAGCCGCTGCTTGAGGCACTGAAGGTCTATGTGCGGAAACGGAGGCCCAGCCGTCCACACATGTTCCCCAAGATGCTGATGAAGATCACAGACCTGCGGAGCATCAGTGCTAAGG GGGCTGAGCGGGTGATCACGCTGAAGATGGAGATTCCGGGCTCCATGCCACCTCTCATCCAGGAAATGCTGGAGAACTCAGAGGGCCTGGACACTCTGAGCGGACAAGCGGGGAGTGGGGGGCGGGACGGGGGCGGCCTGGCTCCCCCGCCCGGCAGCTGTAGCCCCAGCCTCAGCCCCAGCTCAAACAGAAGCAGCCCGGCCACCCACTCCCCGTGA
- the RARA gene encoding retinoic acid receptor alpha isoform X2 — protein MYESVDVGGLTPTPNPFLVVDFYNQNRACLLPEKGLPAPGPYSTPLRTPLWNGSNHSIETQSSSSEEIVPSPPSPPPLPRIYKPCFVCQDKSSGYHYGVSACEGCKGFFRRSIQKNMVYTCHRDKNCIINKVTRNRCQYCRLQKCFEVGMSKESVRNDRNKKKKEVPKPECSESYTLTPEVGELIEKVRKAHQETFPALCQLGKYTTNNSSEQRVSLDIDLWDKFSELSTKCIIKTVEFAKQLPGFTTLTIADQITLLKAACLDILILRICTRYTPEQDTMTFSDGLTLNRTQMHNAGFGPLTDLVFAFANQLLPLEMDDAETGLLSAICLICGDRQDLEQPDRVDMLQEPLLEALKVYVRKRRPSRPHMFPKMLMKITDLRSISAKGAERVITLKMEIPGSMPPLIQEMLENSEGLDTLSGQAGSGGRDGGGLAPPPGSCSPSLSPSSNRSSPATHSP, from the exons ATGTACGAGAGTGTGGACGTGGGGgggctcacccccacccccaatcccttccTGGTGGTGGATTTTTATAACCAGAACCGGGCCTGTTTGCTTCCGGAGAAGGGGCTCCCTGCTCCCGGCCCCTACTCCACTCCGCTCCGGACTCCGCTTTGGAATGGCTCAAACCACT CCATTGAGACCCAGAGCAGCAGTTCTGAAGAGATTGTGCCCAGCCCCCCCTcgccacctcccctcccccgcatCTACAAGCCTTGCTTTGTCTGTCAAGACAAATCCTCCGGCTACCACTATGGGGTCAGCGCCTGTGAAGGCTGCAAG GGCTTCTTCCGCCGCAGCATCCAGAAGAACATGGTGTACACGTGTCACCGGGACAAGAACTGCATCATCAACAAGGTGACCCGGAACCGTTGCCAGTACTGCCGGCTGCAGAAGTGCTTCGAAGTGGGCATGTCCAAGGAGT CTGTGAGAAATGACCGGaacaagaagaagaaggaggTGCCCAAGCCCGAGTGCTCCGAGAGCTACACGTTGACGCCGGAGGTGGGGGAGCTCATCGAGAAGGTGCGCAAAGCGCATCAGGAGACCTTCCCTGCTCTCTGCCAACTGGGCAAATACACTACG AACAACAGCTCAGAACAGCGTGTCTCTCTGGACATTGACCTCTGGGACAAGTTCAGTGAACTCTCCACCAAGTGCATCATTAAGACTGTGGAGTTCGCCAAGCAACTGCCCGGCTTCACCACCCTCACCATTGCGGACCAGATCACCCTCCTTAAGGCTGCCTGCCTGGATATCCTG ATCCTGCGGATCTGCACGCGGTACACGCCCGAGCAGGACACAATGACTTTCTCGGATGGGCTGACCCTGAACCGGACCCAGATGCACAACGCCGGCTTTGGCCCGCTCACAGACCTGGTCTTCGCCTTCGCCAACCAGCTGCTGCCCCTGGAGATGGATGACGCTGAGACTGGGTTGCTCAGCGCCATCTGCCTCATCTGTGGAG ACCGGCAGGACCTGGAGCAGCCAGATAGGGTGGACATGCTGCAGGAGCCGCTGCTTGAGGCACTGAAGGTCTATGTGCGGAAACGGAGGCCCAGCCGTCCACACATGTTCCCCAAGATGCTGATGAAGATCACAGACCTGCGGAGCATCAGTGCTAAGG GGGCTGAGCGGGTGATCACGCTGAAGATGGAGATTCCGGGCTCCATGCCACCTCTCATCCAGGAAATGCTGGAGAACTCAGAGGGCCTGGACACTCTGAGCGGACAAGCGGGGAGTGGGGGGCGGGACGGGGGCGGCCTGGCTCCCCCGCCCGGCAGCTGTAGCCCCAGCCTCAGCCCCAGCTCAAACAGAAGCAGCCCGGCCACCCACTCCCCGTGA
- the RARA gene encoding retinoic acid receptor alpha isoform X3, with protein MSRAAVGGSPGAIETQSSSSEEIVPSPPSPPPLPRIYKPCFVCQDKSSGYHYGVSACEGCKGFFRRSIQKNMVYTCHRDKNCIINKVTRNRCQYCRLQKCFEVGMSKESVRNDRNKKKKEVPKPECSESYTLTPEVGELIEKVRKAHQETFPALCQLGKYTTNNSSEQRVSLDIDLWDKFSELSTKCIIKTVEFAKQLPGFTTLTIADQITLLKAACLDILILRICTRYTPEQDTMTFSDGLTLNRTQMHNAGFGPLTDLVFAFANQLLPLEMDDAETGLLSAICLICGDRQDLEQPDRVDMLQEPLLEALKVYVRKRRPSRPHMFPKMLMKITDLRSISAKGAERVITLKMEIPGSMPPLIQEMLENSEGLDTLSGQAGSGGRDGGGLAPPPGSCSPSLSPSSNRSSPATHSP; from the exons ATGTCACGGGCAGCGGTGGGTGGGTCACCCGGAG CCATTGAGACCCAGAGCAGCAGTTCTGAAGAGATTGTGCCCAGCCCCCCCTcgccacctcccctcccccgcatCTACAAGCCTTGCTTTGTCTGTCAAGACAAATCCTCCGGCTACCACTATGGGGTCAGCGCCTGTGAAGGCTGCAAG GGCTTCTTCCGCCGCAGCATCCAGAAGAACATGGTGTACACGTGTCACCGGGACAAGAACTGCATCATCAACAAGGTGACCCGGAACCGTTGCCAGTACTGCCGGCTGCAGAAGTGCTTCGAAGTGGGCATGTCCAAGGAGT CTGTGAGAAATGACCGGaacaagaagaagaaggaggTGCCCAAGCCCGAGTGCTCCGAGAGCTACACGTTGACGCCGGAGGTGGGGGAGCTCATCGAGAAGGTGCGCAAAGCGCATCAGGAGACCTTCCCTGCTCTCTGCCAACTGGGCAAATACACTACG AACAACAGCTCAGAACAGCGTGTCTCTCTGGACATTGACCTCTGGGACAAGTTCAGTGAACTCTCCACCAAGTGCATCATTAAGACTGTGGAGTTCGCCAAGCAACTGCCCGGCTTCACCACCCTCACCATTGCGGACCAGATCACCCTCCTTAAGGCTGCCTGCCTGGATATCCTG ATCCTGCGGATCTGCACGCGGTACACGCCCGAGCAGGACACAATGACTTTCTCGGATGGGCTGACCCTGAACCGGACCCAGATGCACAACGCCGGCTTTGGCCCGCTCACAGACCTGGTCTTCGCCTTCGCCAACCAGCTGCTGCCCCTGGAGATGGATGACGCTGAGACTGGGTTGCTCAGCGCCATCTGCCTCATCTGTGGAG ACCGGCAGGACCTGGAGCAGCCAGATAGGGTGGACATGCTGCAGGAGCCGCTGCTTGAGGCACTGAAGGTCTATGTGCGGAAACGGAGGCCCAGCCGTCCACACATGTTCCCCAAGATGCTGATGAAGATCACAGACCTGCGGAGCATCAGTGCTAAGG GGGCTGAGCGGGTGATCACGCTGAAGATGGAGATTCCGGGCTCCATGCCACCTCTCATCCAGGAAATGCTGGAGAACTCAGAGGGCCTGGACACTCTGAGCGGACAAGCGGGGAGTGGGGGGCGGGACGGGGGCGGCCTGGCTCCCCCGCCCGGCAGCTGTAGCCCCAGCCTCAGCCCCAGCTCAAACAGAAGCAGCCCGGCCACCCACTCCCCGTGA